The Cyprinus carpio isolate SPL01 chromosome A19, ASM1834038v1, whole genome shotgun sequence genome has a segment encoding these proteins:
- the LOC109111826 gene encoding zinc finger protein 516-like isoform X1, producing the protein MEVERPDIVEEESFSKGRQEGKKSRGHTCELCGRSFPFLSSLSQHMRKHTREKPYKCPHCEHRSAQKGSLKAHIRSHKLDSLSQSTGGEEEDVDEEGEGEKEGGVPEDQGGCSSPTESTSACNKVVTGEDATKTRKKGGKNDRTSGENGKQSVQCTVCRKRLSSLADLEQHMQELHKVFRCELCPYETLQEEQLQAHIEKVHPIEEESVIKEVSTIEDAECVLSKGEFPCEQCDQVFTQAWFLKAHMKKHQNSLDYGCRICGRRFREPWFLRSHMKTHNTKVKPKSDCYLPATVNEVAQDESNLVNEVCLYELCAKCGNFFHNSKGLLLHEQVHRNVELPPNNTFCSDKDLASVTKTSFLECLNLKPAGYEENPTEGILGKRIPELDPVSSYQAWQLATRGKLVEVSEKSLGWEERLADADVAYDREKGEYVLLRQDKRKKSLDSMASIPTKKRRGAGTQGSNTDHHSNGESNGQVSIGEQSPENLSDTEYQPTSRPSRKNSQKTSECLECGKGFRTQQQMVIHMLIRHGGLGETIGGNGLFRKAASSPSKAGESAGLFRDQKQTFFGDTDKKPYTCEHCDFCTSEPSAIAAHIQTHHLAIRNWGQRSDALTSSLSQSQPHQTNHKGFPRLRNALLQQQPYWPYTSSTHLERAALSNDASKTEEEKNKGLESSTSDKVEANLINLSMEADNEKEGVSSMLLKSLVRHQCPYCSYATLYPEVLWIHQRIAHKVDSTTLVPKWAPRNGLKGPKSLLDFKRRTGPPPFLEGKDCPSLPQMRTSRTIPPDCSPGGMKKSKPLTSSIESSSSPSKTWHMATAPGASPHSSKHKTIKSRTDELAGSRHKADVHQNSSSRRTASPQKTGNPKTGSRVVESSLLPQEGLHFMLSSKHKLSDQRSSKAHAPQTPGRSDSQAQDTPSMAGYDPWSRLNLRGPSSHSQSKRQSTTDGPEPVTDILSFLKNCSPHDLAALYHHWGFNNAMAEQAGLARSGSQQGEYVCPVCRKSFNQPSHYRTHMRSHTGERPFQCRYCPYSASQKGNLKTHVQTVHRLAFDNTQYPDRRLRQAPTNEPTEPSRPH; encoded by the exons ATGGAGGTGGAACGGCCGGACATTGTAGAGGAAGAGTCATTCTCCAAGGGTCGCCAGGAAGGCAAGAAGAGTAGGGGTCACACTTGTGAACTCTGTGGAAGAAGTTTTCCTTTCCTCAGCTCCTTGTCCCAGCACATGAGAAAGCACACTAGGGAAAAACCATACAAGTGTCCTCACTGTGAACACCGCTCAGCCCAGAAGGGTAGCTTAAAGGCCCACATTCGCAGTCACAAACTGGACAGCCTCAGCCAGAGCACCGGTGGTGAGGAGGAAGACGTGGATGAGGAAGGGGAAGGGGAAAAGGAAGGAGGGGTGCCAGAAGATCAAGGTGGTTGCTCCAGTCCGACTGAGAGTACCTCAGCCTGCAACAAGGTTGTGACCGGTGAGGATGCAACCAAAACAAGGAAGAAAGGCGGGAAGAACGACAGAACCTCTGGTGAGAATGGCAAACAGTCAGTGCAATGCACTGTGTGCAGGAAGAGACTGTCCAGTCTTGCAGATCTTGAACAGCATATGCAGGAGCTTCACAAGGTCTTCCGATGTGAACTGTGCCCTTATGAGACTTTGCAGGAGGAACAACTGCAGGCTCACATTGAGAAGGTACATCCTATTGAGGAGGAATCTGTCATAAAAGAAGTCTCTACCATTGAGGATGCTGAGTGTGTACTCAGTAAAGGCGAGTTCCCATGTGAGCAATGTGACCAGGTGTTCACCCAGGCCTGGTTTCTGAAAGCTCACATGAAAAAGCATCAGAACAGTCTGGATTATGGATGCCGGATCTGTGGACGCCGCTTTCGTGAGCCCTGGTTCCTACGTAGCCACATGAAGACCCACAACACCAAGGTAAAACCAAAGAGTGACTGTTATCTTCCGGCTACTGTCAATGAGGTGGCACAGGACGAGTCGAACTTGGTGAACGAAGTGTGTCTGTATGAACTCTGTGCCAAGTGTGGTAACTTCTTCCACAACAGCAAGGGCCTGCTGTTGCATGAACAGGTCCACAGAAATGTTGAGCTGCCTCCTAACAATACCTTCTGCAGTGATAAAGACTTGGCATCTGTCACCAAGACAAGCTTCTTGGAATGCCTAAACTTGAAACCAGCAGGATATGAAGAGAACCCCACTGAGGGAATTCTAGGGAAAAGAATCCCAGAGCTCGATCCAGTTAGTAGCTACCAGGCTTGGCAACTGGCCACCAGAGGCAAATTGGTGGAGGTATCAGAGAAGAGCCTGGGTTGGGAAGAGAGGTTAGCTGATGCAGATGTAGCATATGACAGGGAAAAAGGCGAGTATGTCTTGCTGAGACAGGACAAGCGGAAGAAATCACTTGATTCAATGGCAAGTATCCCAACCAAGAAACGGAGAGGGGCTGGGACCCAAGGCTCCAATACAGATCACCACAGCAATGGAGAAAGTAATGGCCAGGTCTCAATAGGTGAGCAAAGCCCAGAGAATCTGAGTGACACTGAGTACCAGCCTACTTCTCGCCCTAGCCGTAAGAATTCCCAGAAAACCTCAGAGTGCTTGGAGTGCGGAAAGGGCTTCCGCACACAGCAACAGATGGTGATCCACATGCTTATCAGACATGGTGGTTTGGGTGAAACCATTGGTGGAAATGGACTGTTCCGTAAAGCAGCGTCCAGCCCATCTAAAGCAGGGGAATCAGCAGGACTCTTCAGGGATCAAAAACAGACGTTCTTTGGGGACACAG ataaAAAGCCATACACCTGTGAGCACTGTGACTTTTGCACCTCGGAACCCTCGGCCATCGCTGCCCACATCCAAACGCATCATTTGGCAATCAGGAACTGGGGCCAGAGGAGTGATGCCTTAACCAGCTCACTCAGCCAAAGCCAACCTCATCAAACTAACCACAAGGGCTTCCCAAGGCTGAGAAATGCCCTGCTGCAGCAGCAGCCCTACTGGCCCTACACCAGCTCAACTCACCTGGAGAGGGCAGCACTGAGCAATGATGCATCAAAGACTGAGGAGGAAAAGAACAAGGGGTTGGAAAGTAGCACCTCGGATAAAGTGGAAGCTAATCTGATTAATCTCTCCATGGAGGCGGATAACGAAAAAGAAGGGGTTTCTTCCATGTTACTGAAAAGTTTGGTTCGACACCAGTGTCCTTATTGCTCCTATGCAACACTCTATCCAGAAGTTCTCTGGATTCACCAACGAATTGCACACAAAGTTGACAGCACTACGTTGGTGCCTAAGTGGGCTCCGAGAAATGGCCTCAAGGGACCCAAATCACTTCTCGATTTCAAGAGACGCACTGGGCCACCTCCATTTCTGGAGGGTAAGGACTGCCCATCTCTGCCACAGATGAGAACTTCCCGAACGATTCCACCTGATTGCAGCCCTGGAGGGATGAAGAAATCAAAACCTCTGACAAGTAGCATAGAGTCCAGCTCCTCGCCAAGCAAGACCTGGCACATGGCCACAGCACCGGGGGCATCACCTCACTCGTCCAAACACAAGACCATCAAGTCCAGGACAGATGAGTTGGCAGGCAGTAGACACAAAGCAGACGTCCATCAAAACAGTTCCTCGCGGCGTACAGCAAGTCCTCAGAAGACTGGAAACCCAAAGACAGGAAGCAGAGTGGTGGAGAGTAGTCTGCTACCTCAAGAGGGACTTCATTTTATGCTCTCTAGCAAACACAAACTCTCAGATCAGAGGAGCTCCAAAGCCCATGCTCCTCAGACCCCCGGCAGGTCTGATTCTCAAGCTCAGGATACACCGTCCATGGCTGGGTACGACCCCTGGAGCAGGCTTAACTTGAGAGGCCCGTCCTCTCACTCCCAGTCCAAGAGACAGTCGACAACTGATGGTCCAGAACCTGTGACAGACATCCTGAGTTTCTTGAAGAACTGCAGTCCTCACGATCTAGCTGCCCTCTACCACCACTGGGGCTTCAACAACGCCATGGCGGAGCAAGCAG GGTTGGCGAGGTCAGGGTCTCAGCAGGGGGAGTATGTGTGTCCAGTGTGCAGGAAGAGCTTCAACCAGCCCAGCCATTACCGCACACATATGAGATCACACACAG GTGAGCGACCTTTCCAGTGCCGATACTGTCCTTACAGCGCCTCGCAGAAAGGTAACCTGAAGACCCATGTCCAGACCGTGCACCGCCTAGCCTTCGACAACACGCAGTACCCAGACAGGAGACTCCGCCAAGCCCCTACCAATGAACCCACGGAGCCTTCCAGACCTCACTGA
- the LOC109111826 gene encoding zinc finger protein 516-like isoform X2: protein MEVERPDIVEEESFSKGRQEGKKSRGHTCELCGRSFPFLSSLSQHMRKHTREKPYKCPHCEHRSAQKGSLKAHIRSHKLDSLSQSTGGEEEDVDEEGEGEKEGGVPEDQGGCSSPTESTSACNKVVTGEDATKTRKKGGKNDRTSGENGKQSVQCTVCRKRLSSLADLEQHMQELHKVFRCELCPYETLQEEQLQAHIEKVHPIEEESVIKEVSTIEDAECVLSKGEFPCEQCDQVFTQAWFLKAHMKKHQNSLDYGCRICGRRFREPWFLRSHMKTHNTKVKPKSDCYLPATVNEVAQDESNLVNEVCLYELCAKCGNFFHNSKGLLLHEQVHRNVELPPNNTFCSDKDLASVTKTSFLECLNLKPAGYEENPTEGILGKRIPELDPVSSYQAWQLATRGKLVEVSEKSLGWEERLADADVAYDREKGEYVLLRQDKRKKSLDSMASIPTKKRRGAGTQGSNTDHHSNGESNGQVSIGEQSPENLSDTEYQPTSRPSRKNSQKTSECLECGKGFRTQQQMVIHMLIRHGGLGETIGGNGLFRKAASSPSKAGESAGLFRDQKQTFFGDTDKKPYTCEHCDFCTSEPSAIAAHIQTHHLAIRNWGQRSDALTSSLSQSQPHQTNHKGFPRLRNALLQQQPYWPYTSSTHLERAALSNDASKTEEEKNKGLESSTSDKVEANLINLSMEADNEKEGVSSMLLKSLVRHQCPYCSYATLYPEVLWIHQRIAHKVDSTTLVPKWAPRNGLKGPKSLLDFKRRTGPPPFLEGKDCPSLPQMRTSRTIPPDCSPGGMKKSKPLTSSIESSSSPSKTWHMATAPGASPHSSKHKTIKSRTDELAGSRHKADVHQNSSSRRTASPQKTGNPKTGSRVVESSLLPQEGLHFMLSSKHKLSDQRSSKAHAPQTPGRSDSQAQDTPSMAGYDPWSRLNLRGPSSHSQSKRQSTTDGPEPVTDILSFLKNCSPHDLAALYHHWGFNNAMAEQAGLARSGSQQGEYVCPVCRKSFNQPSHYRTHMRSHTVMFESSGLMGPGVHPLQKPPNK from the exons ATGGAGGTGGAACGGCCGGACATTGTAGAGGAAGAGTCATTCTCCAAGGGTCGCCAGGAAGGCAAGAAGAGTAGGGGTCACACTTGTGAACTCTGTGGAAGAAGTTTTCCTTTCCTCAGCTCCTTGTCCCAGCACATGAGAAAGCACACTAGGGAAAAACCATACAAGTGTCCTCACTGTGAACACCGCTCAGCCCAGAAGGGTAGCTTAAAGGCCCACATTCGCAGTCACAAACTGGACAGCCTCAGCCAGAGCACCGGTGGTGAGGAGGAAGACGTGGATGAGGAAGGGGAAGGGGAAAAGGAAGGAGGGGTGCCAGAAGATCAAGGTGGTTGCTCCAGTCCGACTGAGAGTACCTCAGCCTGCAACAAGGTTGTGACCGGTGAGGATGCAACCAAAACAAGGAAGAAAGGCGGGAAGAACGACAGAACCTCTGGTGAGAATGGCAAACAGTCAGTGCAATGCACTGTGTGCAGGAAGAGACTGTCCAGTCTTGCAGATCTTGAACAGCATATGCAGGAGCTTCACAAGGTCTTCCGATGTGAACTGTGCCCTTATGAGACTTTGCAGGAGGAACAACTGCAGGCTCACATTGAGAAGGTACATCCTATTGAGGAGGAATCTGTCATAAAAGAAGTCTCTACCATTGAGGATGCTGAGTGTGTACTCAGTAAAGGCGAGTTCCCATGTGAGCAATGTGACCAGGTGTTCACCCAGGCCTGGTTTCTGAAAGCTCACATGAAAAAGCATCAGAACAGTCTGGATTATGGATGCCGGATCTGTGGACGCCGCTTTCGTGAGCCCTGGTTCCTACGTAGCCACATGAAGACCCACAACACCAAGGTAAAACCAAAGAGTGACTGTTATCTTCCGGCTACTGTCAATGAGGTGGCACAGGACGAGTCGAACTTGGTGAACGAAGTGTGTCTGTATGAACTCTGTGCCAAGTGTGGTAACTTCTTCCACAACAGCAAGGGCCTGCTGTTGCATGAACAGGTCCACAGAAATGTTGAGCTGCCTCCTAACAATACCTTCTGCAGTGATAAAGACTTGGCATCTGTCACCAAGACAAGCTTCTTGGAATGCCTAAACTTGAAACCAGCAGGATATGAAGAGAACCCCACTGAGGGAATTCTAGGGAAAAGAATCCCAGAGCTCGATCCAGTTAGTAGCTACCAGGCTTGGCAACTGGCCACCAGAGGCAAATTGGTGGAGGTATCAGAGAAGAGCCTGGGTTGGGAAGAGAGGTTAGCTGATGCAGATGTAGCATATGACAGGGAAAAAGGCGAGTATGTCTTGCTGAGACAGGACAAGCGGAAGAAATCACTTGATTCAATGGCAAGTATCCCAACCAAGAAACGGAGAGGGGCTGGGACCCAAGGCTCCAATACAGATCACCACAGCAATGGAGAAAGTAATGGCCAGGTCTCAATAGGTGAGCAAAGCCCAGAGAATCTGAGTGACACTGAGTACCAGCCTACTTCTCGCCCTAGCCGTAAGAATTCCCAGAAAACCTCAGAGTGCTTGGAGTGCGGAAAGGGCTTCCGCACACAGCAACAGATGGTGATCCACATGCTTATCAGACATGGTGGTTTGGGTGAAACCATTGGTGGAAATGGACTGTTCCGTAAAGCAGCGTCCAGCCCATCTAAAGCAGGGGAATCAGCAGGACTCTTCAGGGATCAAAAACAGACGTTCTTTGGGGACACAG ataaAAAGCCATACACCTGTGAGCACTGTGACTTTTGCACCTCGGAACCCTCGGCCATCGCTGCCCACATCCAAACGCATCATTTGGCAATCAGGAACTGGGGCCAGAGGAGTGATGCCTTAACCAGCTCACTCAGCCAAAGCCAACCTCATCAAACTAACCACAAGGGCTTCCCAAGGCTGAGAAATGCCCTGCTGCAGCAGCAGCCCTACTGGCCCTACACCAGCTCAACTCACCTGGAGAGGGCAGCACTGAGCAATGATGCATCAAAGACTGAGGAGGAAAAGAACAAGGGGTTGGAAAGTAGCACCTCGGATAAAGTGGAAGCTAATCTGATTAATCTCTCCATGGAGGCGGATAACGAAAAAGAAGGGGTTTCTTCCATGTTACTGAAAAGTTTGGTTCGACACCAGTGTCCTTATTGCTCCTATGCAACACTCTATCCAGAAGTTCTCTGGATTCACCAACGAATTGCACACAAAGTTGACAGCACTACGTTGGTGCCTAAGTGGGCTCCGAGAAATGGCCTCAAGGGACCCAAATCACTTCTCGATTTCAAGAGACGCACTGGGCCACCTCCATTTCTGGAGGGTAAGGACTGCCCATCTCTGCCACAGATGAGAACTTCCCGAACGATTCCACCTGATTGCAGCCCTGGAGGGATGAAGAAATCAAAACCTCTGACAAGTAGCATAGAGTCCAGCTCCTCGCCAAGCAAGACCTGGCACATGGCCACAGCACCGGGGGCATCACCTCACTCGTCCAAACACAAGACCATCAAGTCCAGGACAGATGAGTTGGCAGGCAGTAGACACAAAGCAGACGTCCATCAAAACAGTTCCTCGCGGCGTACAGCAAGTCCTCAGAAGACTGGAAACCCAAAGACAGGAAGCAGAGTGGTGGAGAGTAGTCTGCTACCTCAAGAGGGACTTCATTTTATGCTCTCTAGCAAACACAAACTCTCAGATCAGAGGAGCTCCAAAGCCCATGCTCCTCAGACCCCCGGCAGGTCTGATTCTCAAGCTCAGGATACACCGTCCATGGCTGGGTACGACCCCTGGAGCAGGCTTAACTTGAGAGGCCCGTCCTCTCACTCCCAGTCCAAGAGACAGTCGACAACTGATGGTCCAGAACCTGTGACAGACATCCTGAGTTTCTTGAAGAACTGCAGTCCTCACGATCTAGCTGCCCTCTACCACCACTGGGGCTTCAACAACGCCATGGCGGAGCAAGCAG GGTTGGCGAGGTCAGGGTCTCAGCAGGGGGAGTATGTGTGTCCAGTGTGCAGGAAGAGCTTCAACCAGCCCAGCCATTACCGCACACATATGAGATCACACACAG TGATGTTTGAGTCCAGTGGACTCATGGGACCAGGAGTCCATCCTCTACAGAAGCCCCCAAACAA GTGA